The genomic DNA TTTTCGCCGACGAATCCGACGATGTCGACGAAATCAAGGCACACAACGCCGTCGAGACGACGCTTCGCCGAGCTGTGCGTGGCAAACTGACGGCCGAATGCGCGCGGGACTCGGCCGACCGCGCCCTGACCGTGTTTGCCGGGCCACCCACGTGGCTGATTCGGGATGCGGTTACCGATGGCCGGCGGTGGCTCGGGGACGAACTGCAGTCCCCGGAGATACGGAGCGGCGATATGCCGACGCCCGACCGGTCCACGTTGTCGGTGCTCGTCTTGCTCAGCGGTGTCACGGAACTGCCCCGGCTGGCGGAACTCGAAACGGTAGTCGAAGAAGCGAAGTGATACGGCGTGTTGCAGGTTCCCGCACTAGTATCGGCAGTTTCTTCTATCGTGTTGCAAAGCCGGTTCGAGGCAACGCGAAGCGACCGTAATGATGAGAGTTCCACCTCCACTACTGAACCATCGAAGTGCTAGCCGCCGAGTGCAACATCGACGCTGTCAGACGGACCACCCTGAGATTCGCAGGCAACGAAACATTCCGTTATACCTTTAATTAGTTATGATATACATATTAGCTGTGTCCCCAATACTTGCAAGCAGGCTCTCCGACAAGCAGGTAATGAGCACAGACGGCCAACACGTTGGTCAAGTACACAACATTACAGTGGATGTCGAGTCCGGCGACCTGGAGACTCTTGTAATCAAAACTGAGCGAAGCGAAATATTCGGGATAGAGCAGGCTGCTGACGGCCACATACGTCTGCCTGCAACCGTACTCGAATCGGTTCGCGACCATCTCATCATCACCCCGCCGAACGGAGCGGGCGACTAGCACAGCCGTTTTACCGAAATCTGGGGCTTTCGCCTCGCTCTTCGGTGCGGGGAGGAAGTCAACAGGTTGGTGCACGGGTCGAACACAGTTCGCCTTCGAGCACGTGGCCTACGACGCGAATCCCTTCAATACGGCTCTACGGCGGTGTTCGAGCCCGATTCTCGATAGCAGTCGGATGCTGGGGAACCGAGCTCAGTACTGGGCGACTGGAACGTGGACGGTCTAACAGGTGTGGGCACACTGGGCCGTCCCAGCTATACGATACGGTGGGCGCATTTATCGGTGCAGGCTGTGTACTATCTCCTGTATGCCCGAAGAAGTCCT from Halomicroarcula saliterrae includes the following:
- a CDS encoding PRC-barrel domain-containing protein; this encodes MIYILAVSPILASRLSDKQVMSTDGQHVGQVHNITVDVESGDLETLVIKTERSEIFGIEQAADGHIRLPATVLESVRDHLIITPPNGAGD